The following are encoded together in the Pungitius pungitius chromosome 7, fPunPun2.1, whole genome shotgun sequence genome:
- the zbtb7a gene encoding zinc finger and BTB domain-containing protein 7A, with product MSDNVSATGSMDADGGSRAGRQAGEASRAQETFSAYLTGRRTDGRTDTRVGAVLGGSAAGWWKMSSGAGGRGGRRLRGTASSGGGGGRGGAGEAEEGPVGIPFPEHSADILGGLNKQRLSGLLCDVLLVAEDREFPAHRSVLASCSSYFHKLFTSGAAADQQNVYNIDFVAAEALGALLDFAYTATLTVSHSSVADILTAARLLEVPPVKDVCSHLLDTKVLSPPAGIERRDEDEEGKGRGGREQGNRVRAREYLEYFQKGAHWSSSCSTPELRDLPTHLHFNHGNGGIPSNGAPVGPGEYYSPLALALAQAQTQEEEEDDDEDDEDDGEAGQGNGAGPRSSFYPAFQNGHFFLAPESPLGQEAEAEDGSREAEARDRGSASALLQQMMDSIERQKERATTGEEQGDGDDPDMEFYLNYFNSTQHEDPASAAETQGVLRLSRGRTGPDRGGGGGEGGVGERGSGVGGGGGERKMRSKAFQKCPICSKVIQGAGKLPRHIRTHTGEKPYECAICKVRFTRQDKLKVHMRKHTGEKPYLCTQCGAAFAHNYDLKNHMRVHTGLRPYQCSSCFKTFVRSDHLHRHLKKDGCNGIPSRRGRKPRVREQGLLDAPPGLLGPGSDSGPGPRGARGRRRSGASSTPEAEGPAGGRAHSPRLQQFEGGAGP from the exons ACAGGCAGACGGACAGACGGCAGGACGGATACACGAGTGGGGGCTGTGCTAGGCGGCTCGGCGGCAGGCTGGTGGAAGATGTCGTCAGGAGCCGGTGGGAGGGGTGGAAGGCGGCTCAGGGGGACAGcaagcagcggcggcggcggagggaggggcggggctgGCGAGGCGGAGGAAGGCCCCGTGGGGATCCCGTTCCCCGAGCACAGCGCCGACATCCTGGGCGGCCTGAACAAGCAGCGGCTCAGCGGCCTGCTGTGCGACGTGCTCCTGGTCGCCGAGGACCGGGAGTTCCCGGCTCACCGCTCCGTCCTGGCGTCCTGCAGCTCCTACTTTCACAAGCTCTTCACGTCCGGGGCCGCCGCGGACCAACAGAACGTCTACAACATCGACTTTGTGGCGGCGGAGGCTCTGGGGGCGCTGCTGGACTTTGCCTACACGGCGACGTTGACCGTCAGCCACAGCAGCGTGGCGGACATCCTCACTGCCGCTCGCCTCCTGGAAGTCCCACCCGTCAAGGACGTCTGTAGCCACCTGCTGGACACCAAAGTGCTCTCCCCGCCG GCGGGCATTGAGCGAAGAGACGAAGATGAAGAGGGGAAGGGCAGAGGAGGCAGGGAGCAGGGCAACCGGGTCCGGGCCCGGGAGTACCTGGAGTACTTCCAGAAAGGGGCGcactggagcagcagctgcagcacgcCAGAGCTCAGGGACCTGCCCACACATCTGCACTTTAACCACGGTAACGGCGGGATCCCCAGCAACGGGGCGCCCGTCGGCCCCGGTGAGTACTACTCCCCCCTGGCCCTCGCCCTGGCCCAGGCCCAAacgcaggaggaagaggaggacgacgacgaggacgacgaggacgacgggGAGGCGGGGCAGGGAAACGGAGCAGGTCCGAGATCGTCTTTCTACCCCGCGTTCCAGAACGGCCACTTCTTCCTCGCCCCGGAGTCTCCGCTGGGGCAGGAGGCCGAGGCAGAGGATGGGAGTAGGGAGGCCGAGGCGAGGGACAGGGGTTCTGCCAGTGCACTCTTGCAGCAGATGATGGACTCCATCGAGAGGCAGAAAGAGCGTGCGACGACCGGGGAGGAACAGGGAGACGGGGACGACCCCGACATGGAATTTTACTTGAATTATTTTAACAGCACTCAGCATGAGGATCCAGCTTCTGCAGCTGAGACACAGGGAGTGCTTCGGTTATCACGAGGCAGAACAGGcccagacagaggaggaggaggaggagaggggggggtgggagagagaggcagcgggGTCGGAGGAGGTGGGGGCGAGAGGAAGATGCGCTCTAAGGCCTTCCAGAAATGCCCCATATGCTCCAAGGTCATTCAAGGAGCAGGCAAGCTACCCCGCCACATCCGAACACACACGGGGGAGAAACCTTACGAATGCGCCATCTGCAAAGTGCGCTTTACCAG acAGGACAAGCTCAAGGTTCACATGCGCAAGCATACAGGAGAGAAGCCTTACCTTTGTACGCAATGTGGAGCCGCCTTTGCTCACAACTACGACCTGAAGAACCACATGCGCGTGCACACCGGCCTGCGGCCCTATCAGTGCTCCAGCTGCTTCAAGACTTTCGTGCGCTCGGACCACCTGCACCGCCACCTCAAGAAGGACGGCTGCAACGGCATCCCGTCCCGCCGGGGCCGGAAGCCCCGGGTGCGGGAGCAGGGGCTCCTCGACGCCCCCCCGGGCCTGCTGGGCCCCGGCTCCGACTCGGGCCCCGGGCCCCGCGGCGCCAGGGGGCGGCGGCGCTCGGGGGCGTCGTCGACGCCGGAGGCGGAGGGGCCCGCCGGAGGCCGCGCGCACAGTCCTCGGCTGCAGCAGTTTGAGGGGGGGGCCGGGCCCTGA
- the LOC134132188 gene encoding transcription factor 4, whose product MEREKERRVANNARERLRVRDINEAFKELGRMCQLHLSHDKPQTKLLILHQAVNVILNLEQQVRERNLNPKAACLKRREEEKVSGVGGDAPMQLSGGHPGMGGDGHNPVGHM is encoded by the exons ATGGAACGTGAGAAGGAGCGGCGGGTGGCCAACAACGCGCGCGAGCGCCTCCGGGTGCGGGACATCAACGAGGCGTTCAAGGAGCTCGGGAGGATGTGCCAGCTGCACCTAAGCCACGACAAACCTCAGACCAAACTTCTCATCCTGCACCAGGCCGTCAACGTCATCCTCAACTTGGAACAGCAAGTCAGAG AGCGCAACCTTAACCCCAAGGCAGCATGTTTAAAACGccgcgaggaggagaaggtgtctGGCGTGGGGGGGGACGCGCCCATGCAGCTCTCGGGGGGCCATCCTGGTATGGGAGGAGATGGCCACAACCCAGTTGGCCACATGTAA
- the LOC119216394 gene encoding cytochrome b-c1 complex subunit 10-like, translating into MVQKILNKFVGAKYITILRTWVPNMVAWGTVGGVALVHFTDWRLVLDYVPYIKGKFSNDDE; encoded by the exons ATGGTGcagaaaatactaaataaattcGTCGGTGCCAAATACATCACAATTCTAAGGACTTG ggtaCCAAACATGGTTGCCTGGGGAACAGTTGGTGGAGTGGCGCTCGTTCACTTCACAGACTGGCGATTGGTTCTGGACTATGTGCCATACATTAAAGGGAAGTTCAGCAACGATGACGAGTAA
- the mbd3b gene encoding methyl-CpG-binding domain protein 3b isoform X4: MDKNDRGDEQDEEQSPSGKKFRSKPQLARYLGNQMDLSSFDFRTGKMLMSKLNKNRQRLRYDNNNQNKGKPDLNTSLPVRQTASIFKQPVTKVTNHPSNKVKTDPQKAVEQPRQLFWEKKLGGLNAYDIAEELVKTMELPKGLQGVGPGCTDKTLLSAIASALHTSAAPITGQLSAAVEKNPGVWLNTTQPLCKAFIVTDEDIRKQEELVYSVRKRLEEALMADMLAHAEENASDGEALKEEGNSSEDMESV; this comes from the exons ATGGATAAAAACGA CAGAGGAGACGAGCAAGATGAGGAACAGAg TCCATCTGGGAAGAAGTTTCGGAGCAAGCCTCAGCTGGCCCGTTACCTTGGTAACCAGATGGACCTGAGCTCCTTCGATTTCCGCACGGGGAAGATGCTGATGAGCAAGCTGAACAAGAACCGGCAGAGACTGCGCTATGATAACAACAACCAGAATAAG GGCAAACCGGACCTGAACACGTCGCTGCCAGTCCGGCAGACGGCCTCCATCTTCAAGCAGCCCGTCACCAAGGTCACCAACCACCCCAGCAACAAAGTGAAGACGGATCCTCAGAAAGCCGTCGAGCAGCCCCGACAG CTTTTTTGGGAGAAGAAACTCGGTGGTCTCAATGCTTACGACATCGCAGAAGAGCTGGTGAAAACGATGGAACTACCGAAAGGCCTGCAAG GAGTGGGCCCAGGCTGCACGGACAAGACTCTCCTGTCGGCCATTGCGAGCGCGCTGCACACCAGCGCCGCTCCCATCACCGGCCAGCTGTCCGCCGCTGTGGAGAAGAACCCGGGAGTCTGGCTCAACACCACGCAGCCGCTGTGCAAGGCCTTCATAGTCACCGATGAGGACatcag gaagcaggaggagctggtgtaCAGCGTGAGGAAAAGGCTGGAGGAGGCGCTGATGGCCGACATGTTGGCGCACGCAGAGGAGAACGCCAGCGACGGGGAGGCTCTGAAAGAGGAAGGCAACAGCAGCGAAGACATGGAGAGCGTATAG
- the mbd3b gene encoding methyl-CpG-binding domain protein 3b isoform X9: MDKNDPSGKKFRSKPQLARYLGNQMDLSSFDFRTGKMLMSKLNKNRQRLRYDNNNQNKGKPDLNTSLPVRQTASIFKQPVTKVTNHPSNKVKTDPQKAVEQPRQLFWEKKLGGLNAYDIAEELVKTMELPKGLQGVGPGCTDKTLLSAIASALHTSAAPITGQLSAAVEKNPGVWLNTTQPLCKAFIVTDEDIRKQEELVYSVRKRLEEALMADMLAHAEENASDGEALKEEGNSSEDMESV, translated from the exons ATGGATAAAAACGA TCCATCTGGGAAGAAGTTTCGGAGCAAGCCTCAGCTGGCCCGTTACCTTGGTAACCAGATGGACCTGAGCTCCTTCGATTTCCGCACGGGGAAGATGCTGATGAGCAAGCTGAACAAGAACCGGCAGAGACTGCGCTATGATAACAACAACCAGAATAAG GGCAAACCGGACCTGAACACGTCGCTGCCAGTCCGGCAGACGGCCTCCATCTTCAAGCAGCCCGTCACCAAGGTCACCAACCACCCCAGCAACAAAGTGAAGACGGATCCTCAGAAAGCCGTCGAGCAGCCCCGACAG CTTTTTTGGGAGAAGAAACTCGGTGGTCTCAATGCTTACGACATCGCAGAAGAGCTGGTGAAAACGATGGAACTACCGAAAGGCCTGCAAG GAGTGGGCCCAGGCTGCACGGACAAGACTCTCCTGTCGGCCATTGCGAGCGCGCTGCACACCAGCGCCGCTCCCATCACCGGCCAGCTGTCCGCCGCTGTGGAGAAGAACCCGGGAGTCTGGCTCAACACCACGCAGCCGCTGTGCAAGGCCTTCATAGTCACCGATGAGGACatcag gaagcaggaggagctggtgtaCAGCGTGAGGAAAAGGCTGGAGGAGGCGCTGATGGCCGACATGTTGGCGCACGCAGAGGAGAACGCCAGCGACGGGGAGGCTCTGAAAGAGGAAGGCAACAGCAGCGAAGACATGGAGAGCGTATAG
- the mbd3b gene encoding methyl-CpG-binding domain protein 3b isoform X6, which translates to MDKNEGDEQDEEQSPSGKKFRSKPQLARYLGNQMDLSSFDFRTGKMLMSKLNKNRQRLRYDNNNQNKGKPDLNTSLPVRQTASIFKQPVTKVTNHPSNKVKTDPQKAVEQPRQLFWEKKLGGLNAYDIAEELVKTMELPKGLQGVGPGCTDKTLLSAIASALHTSAAPITGQLSAAVEKNPGVWLNTTQPLCKAFIVTDEDIRKQEELVYSVRKRLEEALMADMLAHAEENASDGEALKEEGNSSEDMESV; encoded by the exons ATGGATAAAAACGA AGGAGACGAGCAAGATGAGGAACAGAg TCCATCTGGGAAGAAGTTTCGGAGCAAGCCTCAGCTGGCCCGTTACCTTGGTAACCAGATGGACCTGAGCTCCTTCGATTTCCGCACGGGGAAGATGCTGATGAGCAAGCTGAACAAGAACCGGCAGAGACTGCGCTATGATAACAACAACCAGAATAAG GGCAAACCGGACCTGAACACGTCGCTGCCAGTCCGGCAGACGGCCTCCATCTTCAAGCAGCCCGTCACCAAGGTCACCAACCACCCCAGCAACAAAGTGAAGACGGATCCTCAGAAAGCCGTCGAGCAGCCCCGACAG CTTTTTTGGGAGAAGAAACTCGGTGGTCTCAATGCTTACGACATCGCAGAAGAGCTGGTGAAAACGATGGAACTACCGAAAGGCCTGCAAG GAGTGGGCCCAGGCTGCACGGACAAGACTCTCCTGTCGGCCATTGCGAGCGCGCTGCACACCAGCGCCGCTCCCATCACCGGCCAGCTGTCCGCCGCTGTGGAGAAGAACCCGGGAGTCTGGCTCAACACCACGCAGCCGCTGTGCAAGGCCTTCATAGTCACCGATGAGGACatcag gaagcaggaggagctggtgtaCAGCGTGAGGAAAAGGCTGGAGGAGGCGCTGATGGCCGACATGTTGGCGCACGCAGAGGAGAACGCCAGCGACGGGGAGGCTCTGAAAGAGGAAGGCAACAGCAGCGAAGACATGGAGAGCGTATAG
- the mbd3b gene encoding methyl-CpG-binding domain protein 3b isoform X7 produces MVETKAPSGKKFRSKPQLARYLGNQMDLSSFDFRTGKMLMSKLNKNRQRLRYDNNNQNKGKPDLNTSLPVRQTASIFKQPVTKVTNHPSNKVKTDPQKAVEQPRQLFWEKKLGGLNAYDIAEELVKTMELPKGLQGVGPGCTDKTLLSAIASALHTSAAPITGQLSAAVEKNPGVWLNTTQPLCKAFIVTDEDIRKQEELVYSVRKRLEEALMADMLAHAEENASDGEALKEEGNSSEDMESV; encoded by the exons ATGGTCGAAACAAAAGC TCCATCTGGGAAGAAGTTTCGGAGCAAGCCTCAGCTGGCCCGTTACCTTGGTAACCAGATGGACCTGAGCTCCTTCGATTTCCGCACGGGGAAGATGCTGATGAGCAAGCTGAACAAGAACCGGCAGAGACTGCGCTATGATAACAACAACCAGAATAAG GGCAAACCGGACCTGAACACGTCGCTGCCAGTCCGGCAGACGGCCTCCATCTTCAAGCAGCCCGTCACCAAGGTCACCAACCACCCCAGCAACAAAGTGAAGACGGATCCTCAGAAAGCCGTCGAGCAGCCCCGACAG CTTTTTTGGGAGAAGAAACTCGGTGGTCTCAATGCTTACGACATCGCAGAAGAGCTGGTGAAAACGATGGAACTACCGAAAGGCCTGCAAG GAGTGGGCCCAGGCTGCACGGACAAGACTCTCCTGTCGGCCATTGCGAGCGCGCTGCACACCAGCGCCGCTCCCATCACCGGCCAGCTGTCCGCCGCTGTGGAGAAGAACCCGGGAGTCTGGCTCAACACCACGCAGCCGCTGTGCAAGGCCTTCATAGTCACCGATGAGGACatcag gaagcaggaggagctggtgtaCAGCGTGAGGAAAAGGCTGGAGGAGGCGCTGATGGCCGACATGTTGGCGCACGCAGAGGAGAACGCCAGCGACGGGGAGGCTCTGAAAGAGGAAGGCAACAGCAGCGAAGACATGGAGAGCGTATAG
- the mbd3b gene encoding methyl-CpG-binding domain protein 3b isoform X2 has translation MEKKRWDCTALPKGWKMEEVTRKSGLSAGKSDVYYFSRGDEQDEEQSPSGKKFRSKPQLARYLGNQMDLSSFDFRTGKMLMSKLNKNRQRLRYDNNNQNKGKPDLNTSLPVRQTASIFKQPVTKVTNHPSNKVKTDPQKAVEQPRQLFWEKKLGGLNAYDIAEELVKTMELPKGLQGVGPGCTDKTLLSAIASALHTSAAPITGQLSAAVEKNPGVWLNTTQPLCKAFIVTDEDIRKQEELVYSVRKRLEEALMADMLAHAEENASDGEALKEEGNSSEDMESV, from the exons ATGGAGAAGAAAAGGTGGGATTGCACTGCTCTCCCCAAGGGCTGGAAAATGGAAGAAGTGACCAGAAAGTCGGGTTTGTCAGCTGGAAAAAGCGATGTCTATTATTTTAG CAGAGGAGACGAGCAAGATGAGGAACAGAg TCCATCTGGGAAGAAGTTTCGGAGCAAGCCTCAGCTGGCCCGTTACCTTGGTAACCAGATGGACCTGAGCTCCTTCGATTTCCGCACGGGGAAGATGCTGATGAGCAAGCTGAACAAGAACCGGCAGAGACTGCGCTATGATAACAACAACCAGAATAAG GGCAAACCGGACCTGAACACGTCGCTGCCAGTCCGGCAGACGGCCTCCATCTTCAAGCAGCCCGTCACCAAGGTCACCAACCACCCCAGCAACAAAGTGAAGACGGATCCTCAGAAAGCCGTCGAGCAGCCCCGACAG CTTTTTTGGGAGAAGAAACTCGGTGGTCTCAATGCTTACGACATCGCAGAAGAGCTGGTGAAAACGATGGAACTACCGAAAGGCCTGCAAG GAGTGGGCCCAGGCTGCACGGACAAGACTCTCCTGTCGGCCATTGCGAGCGCGCTGCACACCAGCGCCGCTCCCATCACCGGCCAGCTGTCCGCCGCTGTGGAGAAGAACCCGGGAGTCTGGCTCAACACCACGCAGCCGCTGTGCAAGGCCTTCATAGTCACCGATGAGGACatcag gaagcaggaggagctggtgtaCAGCGTGAGGAAAAGGCTGGAGGAGGCGCTGATGGCCGACATGTTGGCGCACGCAGAGGAGAACGCCAGCGACGGGGAGGCTCTGAAAGAGGAAGGCAACAGCAGCGAAGACATGGAGAGCGTATAG
- the mbd3b gene encoding methyl-CpG-binding domain protein 3b isoform X5, with product MEKKSRGDEQDEEQSPSGKKFRSKPQLARYLGNQMDLSSFDFRTGKMLMSKLNKNRQRLRYDNNNQNKGKPDLNTSLPVRQTASIFKQPVTKVTNHPSNKVKTDPQKAVEQPRQLFWEKKLGGLNAYDIAEELVKTMELPKGLQGVGPGCTDKTLLSAIASALHTSAAPITGQLSAAVEKNPGVWLNTTQPLCKAFIVTDEDIRKQEELVYSVRKRLEEALMADMLAHAEENASDGEALKEEGNSSEDMESV from the exons ATGGAGAAGAAAAG CAGAGGAGACGAGCAAGATGAGGAACAGAg TCCATCTGGGAAGAAGTTTCGGAGCAAGCCTCAGCTGGCCCGTTACCTTGGTAACCAGATGGACCTGAGCTCCTTCGATTTCCGCACGGGGAAGATGCTGATGAGCAAGCTGAACAAGAACCGGCAGAGACTGCGCTATGATAACAACAACCAGAATAAG GGCAAACCGGACCTGAACACGTCGCTGCCAGTCCGGCAGACGGCCTCCATCTTCAAGCAGCCCGTCACCAAGGTCACCAACCACCCCAGCAACAAAGTGAAGACGGATCCTCAGAAAGCCGTCGAGCAGCCCCGACAG CTTTTTTGGGAGAAGAAACTCGGTGGTCTCAATGCTTACGACATCGCAGAAGAGCTGGTGAAAACGATGGAACTACCGAAAGGCCTGCAAG GAGTGGGCCCAGGCTGCACGGACAAGACTCTCCTGTCGGCCATTGCGAGCGCGCTGCACACCAGCGCCGCTCCCATCACCGGCCAGCTGTCCGCCGCTGTGGAGAAGAACCCGGGAGTCTGGCTCAACACCACGCAGCCGCTGTGCAAGGCCTTCATAGTCACCGATGAGGACatcag gaagcaggaggagctggtgtaCAGCGTGAGGAAAAGGCTGGAGGAGGCGCTGATGGCCGACATGTTGGCGCACGCAGAGGAGAACGCCAGCGACGGGGAGGCTCTGAAAGAGGAAGGCAACAGCAGCGAAGACATGGAGAGCGTATAG
- the mbd3b gene encoding methyl-CpG-binding domain protein 3b isoform X3: protein MEKKRWDCTALPKGWKMEEVTRKSGLSAGKSDVYYFSPSGKKFRSKPQLARYLGNQMDLSSFDFRTGKMLMSKLNKNRQRLRYDNNNQNKGKPDLNTSLPVRQTASIFKQPVTKVTNHPSNKVKTDPQKAVEQPRQLFWEKKLGGLNAYDIAEELVKTMELPKGLQGVGPGCTDKTLLSAIASALHTSAAPITGQLSAAVEKNPGVWLNTTQPLCKAFIVTDEDIRKQEELVYSVRKRLEEALMADMLAHAEENASDGEALKEEGNSSEDMESV, encoded by the exons ATGGAGAAGAAAAGGTGGGATTGCACTGCTCTCCCCAAGGGCTGGAAAATGGAAGAAGTGACCAGAAAGTCGGGTTTGTCAGCTGGAAAAAGCGATGTCTATTATTTTAG TCCATCTGGGAAGAAGTTTCGGAGCAAGCCTCAGCTGGCCCGTTACCTTGGTAACCAGATGGACCTGAGCTCCTTCGATTTCCGCACGGGGAAGATGCTGATGAGCAAGCTGAACAAGAACCGGCAGAGACTGCGCTATGATAACAACAACCAGAATAAG GGCAAACCGGACCTGAACACGTCGCTGCCAGTCCGGCAGACGGCCTCCATCTTCAAGCAGCCCGTCACCAAGGTCACCAACCACCCCAGCAACAAAGTGAAGACGGATCCTCAGAAAGCCGTCGAGCAGCCCCGACAG CTTTTTTGGGAGAAGAAACTCGGTGGTCTCAATGCTTACGACATCGCAGAAGAGCTGGTGAAAACGATGGAACTACCGAAAGGCCTGCAAG GAGTGGGCCCAGGCTGCACGGACAAGACTCTCCTGTCGGCCATTGCGAGCGCGCTGCACACCAGCGCCGCTCCCATCACCGGCCAGCTGTCCGCCGCTGTGGAGAAGAACCCGGGAGTCTGGCTCAACACCACGCAGCCGCTGTGCAAGGCCTTCATAGTCACCGATGAGGACatcag gaagcaggaggagctggtgtaCAGCGTGAGGAAAAGGCTGGAGGAGGCGCTGATGGCCGACATGTTGGCGCACGCAGAGGAGAACGCCAGCGACGGGGAGGCTCTGAAAGAGGAAGGCAACAGCAGCGAAGACATGGAGAGCGTATAG
- the mbd3b gene encoding methyl-CpG-binding domain protein 3b isoform X8, whose amino-acid sequence MEKKSPSGKKFRSKPQLARYLGNQMDLSSFDFRTGKMLMSKLNKNRQRLRYDNNNQNKGKPDLNTSLPVRQTASIFKQPVTKVTNHPSNKVKTDPQKAVEQPRQLFWEKKLGGLNAYDIAEELVKTMELPKGLQGVGPGCTDKTLLSAIASALHTSAAPITGQLSAAVEKNPGVWLNTTQPLCKAFIVTDEDIRKQEELVYSVRKRLEEALMADMLAHAEENASDGEALKEEGNSSEDMESV is encoded by the exons ATGGAGAAGAAAAG TCCATCTGGGAAGAAGTTTCGGAGCAAGCCTCAGCTGGCCCGTTACCTTGGTAACCAGATGGACCTGAGCTCCTTCGATTTCCGCACGGGGAAGATGCTGATGAGCAAGCTGAACAAGAACCGGCAGAGACTGCGCTATGATAACAACAACCAGAATAAG GGCAAACCGGACCTGAACACGTCGCTGCCAGTCCGGCAGACGGCCTCCATCTTCAAGCAGCCCGTCACCAAGGTCACCAACCACCCCAGCAACAAAGTGAAGACGGATCCTCAGAAAGCCGTCGAGCAGCCCCGACAG CTTTTTTGGGAGAAGAAACTCGGTGGTCTCAATGCTTACGACATCGCAGAAGAGCTGGTGAAAACGATGGAACTACCGAAAGGCCTGCAAG GAGTGGGCCCAGGCTGCACGGACAAGACTCTCCTGTCGGCCATTGCGAGCGCGCTGCACACCAGCGCCGCTCCCATCACCGGCCAGCTGTCCGCCGCTGTGGAGAAGAACCCGGGAGTCTGGCTCAACACCACGCAGCCGCTGTGCAAGGCCTTCATAGTCACCGATGAGGACatcag gaagcaggaggagctggtgtaCAGCGTGAGGAAAAGGCTGGAGGAGGCGCTGATGGCCGACATGTTGGCGCACGCAGAGGAGAACGCCAGCGACGGGGAGGCTCTGAAAGAGGAAGGCAACAGCAGCGAAGACATGGAGAGCGTATAG
- the mbd3b gene encoding methyl-CpG-binding domain protein 3b isoform X1 — MSCLARRTHHPLPFPPLFYFFLNILCWSSLVKVLAATRGAAVFPIVRERERESFTSCSPGPRSPSGKKFRSKPQLARYLGNQMDLSSFDFRTGKMLMSKLNKNRQRLRYDNNNQNKGKPDLNTSLPVRQTASIFKQPVTKVTNHPSNKVKTDPQKAVEQPRQLFWEKKLGGLNAYDIAEELVKTMELPKGLQGVGPGCTDKTLLSAIASALHTSAAPITGQLSAAVEKNPGVWLNTTQPLCKAFIVTDEDIRKQEELVYSVRKRLEEALMADMLAHAEENASDGEALKEEGNSSEDMESV, encoded by the exons ATGAGCTGCCTCGCACGTCGTACCCACCACCCACTGCCGTTTCCtcctctgttttatttttttttaaatattctgtgTTGGTCATCGCTCGTGAAAGTGTTGGCTGCCACCAGAGGAGCTGCTGTGTTCCCcattgtgagagagagagagagagagagcttcacGTCGTGCTCACCTGGTCCTCGCAG TCCATCTGGGAAGAAGTTTCGGAGCAAGCCTCAGCTGGCCCGTTACCTTGGTAACCAGATGGACCTGAGCTCCTTCGATTTCCGCACGGGGAAGATGCTGATGAGCAAGCTGAACAAGAACCGGCAGAGACTGCGCTATGATAACAACAACCAGAATAAG GGCAAACCGGACCTGAACACGTCGCTGCCAGTCCGGCAGACGGCCTCCATCTTCAAGCAGCCCGTCACCAAGGTCACCAACCACCCCAGCAACAAAGTGAAGACGGATCCTCAGAAAGCCGTCGAGCAGCCCCGACAG CTTTTTTGGGAGAAGAAACTCGGTGGTCTCAATGCTTACGACATCGCAGAAGAGCTGGTGAAAACGATGGAACTACCGAAAGGCCTGCAAG GAGTGGGCCCAGGCTGCACGGACAAGACTCTCCTGTCGGCCATTGCGAGCGCGCTGCACACCAGCGCCGCTCCCATCACCGGCCAGCTGTCCGCCGCTGTGGAGAAGAACCCGGGAGTCTGGCTCAACACCACGCAGCCGCTGTGCAAGGCCTTCATAGTCACCGATGAGGACatcag gaagcaggaggagctggtgtaCAGCGTGAGGAAAAGGCTGGAGGAGGCGCTGATGGCCGACATGTTGGCGCACGCAGAGGAGAACGCCAGCGACGGGGAGGCTCTGAAAGAGGAAGGCAACAGCAGCGAAGACATGGAGAGCGTATAG
- the mbd3b gene encoding methyl-CpG-binding domain protein 3b isoform X10, which yields MDLSSFDFRTGKMLMSKLNKNRQRLRYDNNNQNKGKPDLNTSLPVRQTASIFKQPVTKVTNHPSNKVKTDPQKAVEQPRQLFWEKKLGGLNAYDIAEELVKTMELPKGLQGVGPGCTDKTLLSAIASALHTSAAPITGQLSAAVEKNPGVWLNTTQPLCKAFIVTDEDIRKQEELVYSVRKRLEEALMADMLAHAEENASDGEALKEEGNSSEDMESV from the exons ATGGACCTGAGCTCCTTCGATTTCCGCACGGGGAAGATGCTGATGAGCAAGCTGAACAAGAACCGGCAGAGACTGCGCTATGATAACAACAACCAGAATAAG GGCAAACCGGACCTGAACACGTCGCTGCCAGTCCGGCAGACGGCCTCCATCTTCAAGCAGCCCGTCACCAAGGTCACCAACCACCCCAGCAACAAAGTGAAGACGGATCCTCAGAAAGCCGTCGAGCAGCCCCGACAG CTTTTTTGGGAGAAGAAACTCGGTGGTCTCAATGCTTACGACATCGCAGAAGAGCTGGTGAAAACGATGGAACTACCGAAAGGCCTGCAAG GAGTGGGCCCAGGCTGCACGGACAAGACTCTCCTGTCGGCCATTGCGAGCGCGCTGCACACCAGCGCCGCTCCCATCACCGGCCAGCTGTCCGCCGCTGTGGAGAAGAACCCGGGAGTCTGGCTCAACACCACGCAGCCGCTGTGCAAGGCCTTCATAGTCACCGATGAGGACatcag gaagcaggaggagctggtgtaCAGCGTGAGGAAAAGGCTGGAGGAGGCGCTGATGGCCGACATGTTGGCGCACGCAGAGGAGAACGCCAGCGACGGGGAGGCTCTGAAAGAGGAAGGCAACAGCAGCGAAGACATGGAGAGCGTATAG